A genomic window from Desulfonatronum sp. SC1 includes:
- a CDS encoding FeoB small GTPase domain-containing protein codes for MINIALVGNPNCGKTTLFNHASGAYEHVGNYSGVTVDVKTGTFE; via the coding sequence GTGATAAATATTGCACTTGTAGGTAACCCAAACTGCGGAAAAACCACACTTTTTAATCACGCCAGCGGTGCCTACGAACATGTGGGGAATTATAGTGGCGTTACGGTGGATGTGAAAACAGGAACCTTTGAAC